From a region of the Pecten maximus chromosome 18, xPecMax1.1, whole genome shotgun sequence genome:
- the LOC117316696 gene encoding uncharacterized protein LOC117316696 encodes MMDPSYDQELSFKDDKVTIKEFNKRELGRLILKQCGNEGTVDNEEKGSMRRLLQEAIDYLPKEKVGVWKNATVTIYDIKGNSLEITSGRGRHQFFINHNIKGETTIHKKGSGGCILC; translated from the exons ATGATGGATCCCAGTTATGATCAAGAACTTTCCTTTAAG GATGACAAAGTGACGATCAAAGAATTCAATAAAAGAGAATTGGGGCGCCTTATACTCAAACAATGCGGAAACGAAGGTACGGTGGACAATGAAGAAAAGGGGAGCATGCGCAGATTACTCCAGGAAGCTATCGACTACCTTCCAAAGGAAAAAGTTGGCGTTTGGAAAAATGCAACAGTAACTATTTACGACATTAAAGGAAATTCGCTTGAAATCACCAGTGGACGCGGACGTCATCAATTCTTTATCAACCACAATATAAAGGGGGAAACAACCATCCACAAAAAGGGATCTGGGGGATGCATTTTGTGTTAA